Proteins encoded together in one Amblyomma americanum isolate KBUSLIRL-KWMA chromosome 1, ASM5285725v1, whole genome shotgun sequence window:
- the LOC144115183 gene encoding uncharacterized protein LOC144115183 → MGAFPGAPRGKSGSEGDLPSPRHHPRRRRLHRRHADCHQSAAGRPSKPGSILEPQRILRDEHHDHLRRRHEDPCGRPSLPGVLSRCLFLALLAAASEGGHGLLEDGEFLLGDSGYPLEPWLLTPVSGHPGANTAEGQYNAAHASMRCVVERCIGVLKSRFRCLQRYRTLHYEPERAVVIIAACAALHNICLEEALAADEDDTTDDPDNNGPPLLAGYLAGTGSRMTYLRGRAMRDRIIGLFGTTRPQRQAHLQMVRRQQQRQQQRQLQHHRQ, encoded by the exons atgggtgcgtttcccggcgcaccccgaggaaaaagcggcagcgaaggcgaccttccttccccgcggcaccatccccggcgtcgtcggctgcatcgacggcacgctgattgccatcaaagcgccgcggggagacccagcaaaccgggcagcattctggagccgcaaaggatactacgcgatgaacaccatgatc atctgcgacgcagacatgaagatccttgcggtcgaccctcgctgcccggggtcttgtcacgatgccttttcttggcgctactcgcggctgcgtcggaaggtggacacgggctgctggaggatggagagtttcttctgg gagacagtggatatccactggagccgtggctgctcacaccagtgtcagggcatcctggtgcaaacactgcagaagggcagtacaacgcagcacacgcctcaatgcgatgtgttgtggaacgctgcattggtgttctcaaaagccgcttccggtgccttcaaaggtaccggacactccactacgagccggagcgggcggtggtcatcattgcagcgtgtgctgcgttgcacaacatctgtcttgaagaagccctggctgcagacgaagacgacactactgatgaccctgacaacaatgggccacctctgcttgccgggtacttggcggggacaggatcccgcatgacctacctgcgtggtagagccatgcgagaccgtatcattggcctctttggcacaacccgtccgcagaggcaagcacacctgcagatggtgcggcgacagcagcagcggcagcagcagcggcaactgcagcaccaccggcagtaa